The following nucleotide sequence is from Caldivirga sp..
TATTGCGGATTAGCATACGTGAATAGCTTACTAAACGGCGTTGAACCAGTACTACCGAAGCTATTGGTGAAAAGGCTAACCCTCATCAGGCCCAGGTGCAGCTTGAGCAGTTGACTGGGGTTAGGGTTAGGATGAGGGATTTCCTTGAGGCCTTAAAGGTAATTCCACCATCATTAACTGATGAGGATGTCGCTGGTTTGAGGAGGTGGTTAAGAACCCGAGGAGGAGCTTTAGGAGCCCTAGTGGATAGTTATGGGAATGAACCTAGGCTACTTAATCTTACCTTATAATCATTACCCACGCCTTCACTTTACGTGTATGTCATGGAGTCCCATTAAACGGATGGAAAATTAAAATGGCTGCATTCACTTCTTATTCACGAGATGCATGACCATGCATTAGTGCAGTTTACTTAATACTATGAATGATACATCACCCTTCAATTTACCTGGGGTAAGCATGCCGCATCCTTGGCTAATCTTCCTAATGAGTGACCTAGGCCTATTAACCCTAACCCCAGCCAGTATGTCTATGCCGTAGTCAAGTAGGTCCCTTATCATTGGTGTACTTGGGCCCAGCAACATAACATAAGCCCCAGCCCCCTTAGCCAGTTCTATTAACCTATCAATGGACTTATTAACTATGGCGCTTGCGGTTATGATAACGAAGTCACTCCTCGGTATAACATGCTCAGCCGCAGTTGCAGGTAATATGCCTTCCCCTGGGTTAACTAGGAGTGGGTTCAATTCAAGCACCTTGAATTCACCGGCAACCCTCCTGAAGGCGTCTAACCGTGGGAATGCGCCAACCATGGTCACTCTCCTTCCTTTACTTAACTCGAGGGCTATGTCTAACCCATTAGCCTTAACATTACCCTCAGGCCTAGTCACTGAGTTGACTGCTGCTAGGCCGACGCTTGCCTCAAGTAGGTTCCAGGACCTTAGGTACTCGGCGAGTTCACTAGCCCTCTTATCCTCAAGCCTACCGAAGCCCCTTACCTCGTCATCGTGGCTTAATGCGTACGTTAATGAAACCCCGCAGTACCTTGACCATACGCACGTCCAATGCACCCCAATGGTTACGTTCCTAACCTCATGATCATGCTCCCTAGCGTAATTAACCAGGAATTCGATAACGTTACCCATGGGTTATGCGCGCCGCTGGGTGGTAATAAAGGATTTACCAGTACGCAATTTCTTATTTAAGTAAGGTTACCTTATTATTAAGGCTACCTAACAGGTTAGGTAATGTTAAAGTGCGTAATACTTAATAATAGTGTTAACTAATACATTAATCATGGTTCCTTTAATTAAACCAGTCCTAGTGCCCTCGAGGCAGCCTGTAGGTGACTTAAGGGGTGGTGTGGGTACACCCTACATTGCTTATGATGTTAAGAGGAATAGGTATTGGTTACTCTTCACCGGGTGGAGTGACCCCACTGGCCTTAAGAGGGAGGGTTTCGTTGCCCCAATTGATGAGTCACTTAACGTTGACTTAAGCCAAGTGAGGAAGATACTCCCATCAACCTTCCCTGAACCAGCAGAATACACCAATAACACTATTAGGGGCCTGTATAATGAGGCTAAGGATGAGTTTTACGTTGTGTCAACCCACGGTAAGAACTCCTACATATTCGTCTTCGACCCTGACTGGAACCTTAAGGGGTATAAGCCCCTCATAGTTAGGGATTATGTTTGGGATTCGGGAGCACCCATTAGGCCCACTGGGGCTTACGGTAACATTAGGGATGCATTAGCCGTCGTCCCCATTGAGAACTCCGAGGCCATAGGCTTATTCATGATTAGGAACGTTGATGACTTGAATGAACTTAAGGTTGAGGATTGGGGTGAACTGGGGCGTTGGGGTAGGGGTAATGACGTCATTGACTTCACCACGATGCCGAGGTTCCAGGTCTTCGTTGAGGTTGATTCACCCAATAAGTGGCTCCTGCAAACATACATTGGCCCAAGCCTAGACGAGGTCTGGTCAATAAACGACCTAAGGGACATTGCAATACTTGAAGCATCATTAATGCCACTACTGGGTATTGAAGACTCCTTCACCCAGGTAGGCCACCCACACTACACGACACTCCCAGACGGTAAGCCTAAACTACTCTTAGCATCCTTTAGGGACACTTGGAGCATTAGGCCAGACACTAAGAAGGAAGGTTACACCCATGAGATTTGGGCAGTCTACGTGGATGAAGGCATATTCAACCCAAGTAACTACGGGGAGTTAAGGGGGTTATTCAATGGTACCGAGAGTAAGTGGTACTACGTGCCCTCCGCGGATAGGCTAATGGTATCGGTAAACGGCGACGCTGAATTGCACATGAAGCTGGATTTACATGATGATGTTGAGCAAGTCATTAAGTTAAGTAGGGGAATCAACACTATTGATAAGCCAGCAACCTGGGTTAAATTAAAGGCAAGCACTCAGGTTAAGGCAACAATAAAGGCCATAGTTAAGTAATCGCCTCAACACCACTCATTAAAACACTCGTTAACCATATTTAATTTTAAACTTACCTAAGAGCAAAACTTATATTTAAC
It contains:
- a CDS encoding DUF364 domain-containing protein; this encodes MGNVIEFLVNYAREHDHEVRNVTIGVHWTCVWSRYCGVSLTYALSHDDEVRGFGRLEDKRASELAEYLRSWNLLEASVGLAAVNSVTRPEGNVKANGLDIALELSKGRRVTMVGAFPRLDAFRRVAGEFKVLELNPLLVNPGEGILPATAAEHVIPRSDFVIITASAIVNKSIDRLIELAKGAGAYVMLLGPSTPMIRDLLDYGIDILAGVRVNRPRSLIRKISQGCGMLTPGKLKGDVSFIVLSKLH